The stretch of DNA TGTTGATCcaaatattttagtttttgtttattttgcacattaCCGAGAGCATgaaagaagatgaagatgaatcATTTTAGGTTATTTGCACCTTAATAAAACATCACATCAAgcgaggtaaaaaaaaaaaaaagaaagaaagaaagaatcctGGTGgttaagaaaacacaaagaagattCAAATTAATAAGTGTgcagatgagattttttttaatcccaaggaggaaaacatgaaaaagcattccaacttggaaaaaaacaaacaaaaaaaaaaaaaaatcaagatgatGAGCAGAATCACATTATGAACCCAAATGTCAGAACGCAGCATGGTGCAAAATGGTAATCAGTAAAATGACAAGGGAAATTAAGctaaaaataacctgaaaaCCTTACACTTCTGCACACATAACAGCACTTTAAGGAGCTCAGAGGGAAGTAGTGATGTCACTACCCAGAAATACACTGTATAATAGCGTGCTTATTATGATATTGagaaatgtggatttttttcttacattttgttGTCACTGACatgtcacccccccccccccccccccccccacgccCCTACAGCCCTGAAGAACCCAGAGGTGGTGGCCAAAAGGGGCGGGCTCAGCACCATCCTGAAGAGTGTGATTGACTGTCAGCTGAGCCGCATCAACGAAGCTCTGATCACCACAATCCTCCATCTCCTCAACCACCCACGTACCCGTCAGTACGTGCGAACTGACGTCGAACTAGAGGTACGCacgcacatagacacacagccAAACTGATACGAACAGGGGGAGGCTATTGTTCACAAGTGAGCCAGCGAGCTGGGAGTCATTCCAGTCAGGATTAGCAGTAGGTTGCCCGTCTCTTTCCCATGGAGCTTACAGTGATCGGTTACATCAGTCGTATAAAGTCCCTCTCCCTCCAACACATCCTGTCTGTAAACAGATACCTGGAACAGAGGCATCATCACATTAATAACAACAGCAAGGAGCTAATATATCTGTAGCAGGCTGATTATTGTTAGAAGGTGTATATGAATTTGAAAACGTTTCCACTTCATTTTCAAGAACTGGCGAAGAGCTGCAAATTtggtttaaaatgtattttgttgttgattgTGTTTTGTACTCATccatctgttgtgtgtgtttctgtgattgtgtttgtgtgtctgtgtgtatgttctgtCCTCCAGCAAATCCTTGCGCCTTTCACAGATTTTCACTACCGCCACAACGCAGACACGGCTGAAGGGCAACTTAAGTGAGTGTGCGAGGGGTAAAGAAGAGTGTCAGTGTTACAGTGGAAACAAAAAGATAGTGTTCTGACATTTCCTTCTGTTTACTGTTTGCTGTGTTCCTATATTGGTAACGTCATGCGTCGTGGGGtttgtgtggtgtttttgtgaTATGGCCCCTGCCATCAGGGCTCCTAGACTTCAAAATGACCTGCCTTAGGAGCTTTTCCCTTTTATCTTTTGCTTTGTGACTTGTTTTGCTTGCTTTTAGTTGTCACtgataatttatattttttttgtataaatgcTTTATAACTATTTTGAAAAGTACTATATATAGATTATTATTATGCTTGTGGACCGAACGGTTTGTATCCTGTGTGATAGTgcctgtatatatatgtgtgtgtgtgtgtgtgttttcagggaaGACCGAGAGGCCCGTTTCTTGTCCAGTCGAATGGCCATAGTAGCAGCTTTTCGTTCCTGGTCTGGTAAGGGTCCAATACTCTGATTTTTACACAGTACTCATTGCCGTATTTTCTAACTGATAACTGTGGataaatagtttattttttttgtggagtCATGAGTTTACTGTCCTCTTTGCCTCTTTCTTTATCCAGGGATTATCAACCTATGCAAGGCTGGAAATTCTGGAATCCAATCTTTAATTGGCTTACTTTGCATACCAAATATGGAAGTTAGGGTGAGTACTGAAACAGCTGCATACCAAATATGGCTGTTAGACTGGGTATAAAAAAGCAGTCTTCTCACCAACTAAGGAAGTGTGTGGATTTAAAAACACTGTGTAATTTATGGGCGCAAGATTAGCAAGCAAGACCTTTCGTGTAGTTGACTGAAGTGTTGCTCCAGCCAGCAGGATTGCGGTCTTTCATTGAACCAGCCATTTTTTTTGAGCTTGAGTGGTTCTGCTAATTTGTATGGTAACCACTGTGAAATACTCCCATAACACGCAGCAGGGCAGTGATTCAGTCAAGCCATGTTGAAATTTtgacctgcatttttttttaaatccaaatgAGGTGGCCCAAATTAGACCAAAATGGACTTCCTCAGTAGTGACTCATTTGACAGCAGTGCCAAACAGGCTCTCCCCTATTTTTGGTCAGTTTCCGGTTAGATACAATGTAGTAAAATCCTAAGGCAGCCATGAGACAGACAAATCAAAGCAGAGACACTTGCAGATATTGTCACACTGATTCCTGTGGTTTCAGAGTAACCGGGCCTTCTCTCAAGCATTGGGAGCGTTGTGTAGTCTAATAGTTGGTACTAGCTCAAAGGCTAGAGAGGCGTGCTTATGACCAAAAGGTCACCATCTCACATGCCTGGACCCATGGGGAAAACCCAAGTGTTGAAACTGAATGGTTGTGAGGGCTCTGGGTGGCTCACAGTGTAGAGCATGCACCGTGCACTACTGAGGCTAAGTTAGCTGTAGCAGCCCTGGCCCTTTGCTGAATGtgatctcctctctctgacttGTCTTTCCTATGTCTTTGCACTGTGACAGtctaataaagcaaaaaatgccccaaaaaactTCATAAAAAGGCTCTGCGTCCCTATTTCTCCAACAGTGGAGGGCTGGCTGTAATGCTGTGAGAGTTTAACTGTATGAAGCAAAACAGTGAACAAAACCCTTCCCTCccgacaaacaaacaaaaataaactaaaaaagaaaacaaaatcctgTTCATCCCCacagtgtgtttttggtttggttttataTGGCAGCATATCAACAGCTGCTTTGTTGCTAGCTACCCAGCAGTCCGTATCAGTGCACCTCTTGCTTTCAGCCTGATAGTCCTAAAAACCTATGCACCAAATTTTTATCTTTTGAAGACACTGGAGTATAGGAGTTGTTGAGGGCTGGTTAACGTCATTTGTACTGTGTCAGTCTTGTATGTATCTGACTCTTGTAATATGATTTGCCCTGCAGAAAGGCTTGTTGGAGGTGTTATATGAGATATTCCGGCTTCCTCTGCCCATTGCAACTCAAGACTTTACAGAAGCTCTTCTTAGCGTTGGTAAGGAAACAGCTGTTCAgtcttcaaatgtttttttctacatttttgcattattaCTTTGGtctttttacatttacagtatttCACCGGGCCaaagaaaataatgatgatTTAACAAATATCTGTAGTTTGTCTCTTTGGTCTTGCATGAGTGTAACGGAAAAACACACTCAGAAATTTGCCCTCAAACTTTGTGGTCCTGATTAAACTTGGAAAATCTTTTGCTCATGTATGTTATATTCCCCTCCGGTCTACTTCAGACCCCAGCAGGTTCCAGGACAGCTGGAGACTGTCAGATGGGTTCGTTGCTGCTGAGGCCAAAGTCATCCTGCCACATCGGGCGCGGTCCAGGTGAGAGATAATATGAGAAAAATTTAGATTTCACTGCCAACCACAAATGGCAGcttaacctttacaggtgacaTTAAATAAAACTTCTTTTTTCTGGTTTGTCAGGCCTGATCTGATGGATAACTACCTGGCACTGGTCCTCTCTGCTTTCATCACCAGTGGGCTCTTAGAGGTGAGCCGTTGCACAGGAATAACATGGATCTAATGTGTTTTCTAGACAGCACTATTTAACTGTTTTTCCACAGATTTTATTGTTCAACAAACTTTGCAGGAGTGTAAGAAGTGACAAAAAATGCCTGATGACCACTTTGATGCATGTTACTGAATGTGTAAACGGGCAAAAACAATTTGGCTTGATTTTGTCACCAAGACCTATCTGGTGATTTTGccacattttgcattgcatGTGTGCACAGCCTTAATTTGCAAATGTTGCTATTAAggaagcctctctctctctctttctctaactTTTGTCATTATAGGGTCTTGTTGAAGTGGTGACCAGCAGTGATGACCAGCTCGCTGTCAGAGCCACAATCCTCTTGGGAGAACTACTACACATGGTAATACAGAAGAGGGGCAATGTAGCTGtgttatattttgaacataCTGTCACATTGAGTTATTGTTACTGTAATGCTCAATTAATATCTCTCTGGCTTTTCTTCTACCCACCTTTCTTTTGTTTAGGCAAACACCATCCTTCCTCATTCCCACAGTCACCACCTGCACTGCCTTCCCACCCTCATCAACATGGCAGCCTCTTTTGACATTCCCCAGGAGAAACGACtgtgagcgcgcacacacacacacacacacacacacacacacacacacacacacacacacacacacacacaacatgcacaatCAATCACGTTTGTGTTGTCCCTGGCAGTACCTTCGCTTGCCAAACCTATTTGTTCACCCGCAATCTATTGTTGGGATTTGGGGTTTGGGTTTGTGTTAAATCTATTTTTCCTCGTAAACGTTTTGTGGTCCTTTTATCAATAGTGCTCTGTTAAGTTTTAAAAGAATGTTAGTTATCTTTTTGCAAGAGAACTGAATATATGTTAAGATTTGCAAAGAGAATTcctccagtaaaaaaaaaaaaaaaaatccactgcgTACCTTCAGCACTTCTGTACACTTAAACTGTCAAAGGGTACAAATTTCACACGCACTTGAGCACACATAAACATCCCCCATGTCTCTTGTGTATGTTCTAGTCGGGCGAGTGCGGCAGTCAACCACCTGAAGCGTTTCCATGAGAAGAAGAAACGGGGATCGAAACCTTACAGCCTTTACCTGGACCACATCATCCGCAAGTCTGTGTCGTCACACAACCGCAGAGATTCGCACTCTCGTGCACACCGGGACATCTATGTCATCAAGGTGAGCATGCTTTTCAGATTGTAGACGTGAAGTTGAAGCACACTTTGTACTCGAAAAACATCTCGGGGTAGTTAAAATGCAggaatgtgtaaatgtgaattTGAGCAATAAGCCCTGAGAGGCCGCAGTCTGCAGTGATTTGAGAACAGCGTCTGACATGACATAAAGTTGTAGGGTTAAAACCTACTGAGCTTTTCTAAATTTACATAAGTCACAGCCGCAAGTTGCTGTTGCTCTCATAAAAACATCTGTAACTCATCATTGTATTTAAAGATAGAACTCAGATGTTCAGTAAAGGTGTTATTTTAATCTGTCTAATCTATCTATTTAAGCCTAATCTATAAGAATATAAAGTTAAATTGCCATCACAAATGCTGTAATATTTAAATTAACAATCCCATGTGTGTTCTCCATTGGCTCTGAGCCTGACTCATCCAGTCAGAACCTAGGACCAGAACTatacattttttatgttatcagagtttatatatattgtgtgtgtgtgtgtgtgtgtgtgtgtttgtgtttaggaCACAGAGGACGCACTGATGATGAACCTGAGAGACAGTCACATTCTCAACCACAAGCAGAACCTGGACTGGAACTGGCTGCTCATCGCCACCATCCTCAAGGTGAGACTCTTCTCATTTAACACTACAGATTTCACTCCatgtctcagacacacacacacacacacacgacacagaTGTGTCACACCATGCCAGTTGTCTTTTTTCATTctaatgtttaaatgtttttctaaatgttgttgttttttccctgcAGTGGCCCAATGTAAACCTCAGGAACaacaaagatgaacagatgCACAAGTAAGACCCCGTCATGTCTaaacctgttttgttttttttattgttttagttCTCTGTGATCTAACTTTTATCACTTGCTTATGTTCGTCTCTGTGATGCAGGTTTGTGCGGAGGTTGCTGTATTTTTACAAGCCCAGCAGTAAGCTGTATGCAGCGCTGGAGCTGGACCACCCCAAGGCCAGACAGCTCACTGTGGTGGGCTGTCAGTTTGTTGAGTTCCTCATGGAGTCTGATGAGGTTGGTGAAGAATGAAGTTGCACAAATTCACAGTTTGGGTGGTCCTTTTGACATTTTGTAACCCACCTTGTCTCATCTGTCCTccctgcccccaccccccctttgGCTCCGTCAGCAGGATGGGCAGGGTTACCTGGAGGACCTGGTGCGGGACATGGTGTCGTGGCTGTCCTCATCCTCAGGGTTGAAGCCTGAACGCTGTCTTCAGAGTAACGGCCTGCTCACCACACTCAGCCAACACTACTTCCTCTTCCTGGGGACACTCTCAGCCCACCCACATGGGGTCAAACTGCTGGAGAAATGCGGCCTGTTTCAGTGGTGAGTTTACAGGAAAACCTCACAGCATTTGTTCATCGTTAGGTCATATAGGGTGAGACAGTTAGAAGTGTTTGTTTCAGTTGATTTACTACAGTTGATTTACTAGTGAGCTCTCCTCTAAGCACGTACAGATGGATTCAGTAGAGAATAAACAGTGACAACAGGCACACTTGAGCTAGCTTTGGTTCTCCCACACTACACTGCTGAGTTTTCCCTACTCGTGGCTTGAATTGCCTTTGTCTCCATGTGTGCAGCCTGCTGAACCTGTGCTCAGTGAAGAACCAGGATGCTGTGCTGAAGCTGGCTGTTTCCACACTGGACTACAGCAGAGACGGCCTGGCCAGAGTCATCCTCTCCAAGATCCTCACTGCTGCTACTGATGTGAGACAGTTACTTTGTCCgctatacacatgcacacaaatacaaaaatgcttCTGTTGTTTCTATTTCATTTCTAGTGTTGCAGGGACTGGTTTGAAAACTTGGTTTCACTTGGTTATTTTACTCAGAAAAGCAGCGCAATATACTAGgtaaaagaacaacaacaaaacatcatatcGCATTGCACTGTCATCTAATACAGAATGACATGACTTTAGGCAatgagttgcttttttttttttgttacagtggaacaggttggaAACTGAGTACATTGTTTTCCATCACAACAGTCAGAACAAAAGGGAGAATGGGGAGGCAAGGGgatgaaaaaatgaagacagatgcatttattaaaaaataatacagacCGTACATATAATAGAAGAAATGCACTTTCCCTTTATTGCTAAAAATATCTGTAGTAGTAGTTTACCAcatcagaaaatgacaaaatactgTAAACTAAAAACAGTATGAAAAGTGGAATGTAGTTGAGCTGCTGCAAATAGtgaatatcattttaattaccTTAGTGAAATCACTCTGCAACATTTTATAGTTCCAATGTCTGCACTTTCCACTTTAACAattttccctccttctcccacGATTCCTCTCGACCTGCAGACATGCCGGCTGTATGCCACCAAGCACCTCCGTGTGCTGCTGCGTGCAGGTGTGGAGTTTTTCAGTAGCTGGGGCATGGAGCTGCTCGTCACTCAGCTTCATGACCACAGCAAGGCTGTGTCCATGGAGGCGCTGGACATCTTGGACGAAGCTTGTGAGGACAAGGTGACtgctgggaaacacacacatcatttagAATTATGTCAGTGACCAGTGACAATAAGGTTTGGGAATGGGAGAAACTATCACTCCATCAACAACGACTGTTGAGGTGCACTTAAACGAGGTGCTTTAATGAAGCTCCTTATTAGTTAATGTACAactaaagcattttttttcttgagcagATCGCTAGTAAACCTGAATGATGTGAGCGGATATTTGAAAGAGGGAGAATAGAAATCATGTCAGCTATGGAAGTGGTTTGCTTTCCAGTGATGATGGTGTTTGGTGTCGTGTCTTCCTGCTGTCTGACCTGGTTTGTTGTGTCGGTCCACAGGCCAACCTCCACGCTCTTATCCAACTCAAACCAGCTCTGTCCCACTTGGGAGACAaaggcctcctgctgctcctcaggTTGGTGCACAGCTTTCCAGACATAGCTCTCCACACATGACTCAGTGTTTTCAATTCTTCTATGCAATGCAAAGCTGCCTGGAAGCATTTACATGCCTTATAATTATCCTAAATGTGTTAGAATCACTTGTAAATCCTGTCTCCACTGTTTAGGTTCCTGTCCATTCCTAAGGGTTTCTCCTACCTCAATGAGAGGGGTTATGTCAGCAAACAGTTGGACAAATGGCAGAAGGTAGGGCATACTATCAAGCAGCAAAATTTGCTCTTGCCCATTTTACTTACGTAGCTTCTTGTTTATAATGGGACCATGCctctaaaagaggtctgcaacTTAAACGTCTTTTGGATTGCAGGAATACAACCTTAAGTATGTGGATCTGATAGAGGAGCAGCTCAATGAAGCACTAACAACTTACCGCAAACCTGTTGATGGAGACAACTACGTTAGACGCAGCAACCAAAGGTGGGAGGAGCCTCTTTGGCTTTTATATATAAATAGTTGATCATCAGCTGGAGAGCCATAGGATATCCTGCAGTCTGTGTTTCTGACATCTCCACTGTTTGTTGTTCTCTAGGTTACAAAGACCAAATGTCTATCTCCCTGTGCACTTGTATGGTCAACTTGTCCATGATAAGACAGGCTGCCATCTACTGGAGGCTCAAGTAATTGCCTTTGTCCATGTTTTTACAGCACCATCTATTCTTTGTCCCTTTTCATTTCCTGCTTTCCAGATTCCTCCTtatgtgtctttttctttttccagagtGTGGTTCCTGACCTCAGCTACACTGTTCGCTCCCCGATGCTGGACACCTGGGAGGGCATTAAACAGCTGAAGGCTGCTCTTTGGGCCTTGGTTTGTAACAGTTTCTGtcagtttgtttctctgtcaaaTCACGGTCACTGTGTCACTGTAAGAGCACTTCTGAAGGGTTGTATCTAATTGTGTCTGCTTTTGTCCGTGCAGGGTAACATTGGCTCCTCAAACTGGGGTCTGAAtctcctgcaggaggagaatGTCATTCCTGACATCCTGGCGTTGGCTCAGCACTGTGAGGTGCTGTCTGTACGAGGGTAAGCTGTACACCtgtatatccacacacacactacactccTGAATGCTGATCTTGAAGAGCAATATCACACTGTGAAAACTCTTGGAGAATGTTTACTTAAACTAATTGAGCACCAATTTGGCTACCCTGGCTACTTAACAGCATTGCTGTGCTCCGAGTGCTCCAATGTGGGAACTTGTAGGATTCCTTGATCTTTTGGATTTACGTGAGATGGCCAAGCTTGATCTATCACCAAGATGTTTACTCAGGCAGAGTTAAGGTGCCCCACAAAATTTTATTGGAGCAGGATTTTAACTGAGATCTTCTCAGCAACAATGAATTGTCTTGTTGGCCTGTTCTTTGAAATTTGATTTGCGTTCGTTTTCGGGTGCTTTCACACCTATATTTCAAACCACAGTACACAATgtcctgtgttttgtttctcttcctTTAGTTCAGTCAGATTATGTTCTCACTTATAACAGACCATACTGTAGTACACTTTGAACCGGACCAAATCCCTTTTTTGATGTACAATGTTTCACTTTTTGGCGTGACACTGAATGACTTCACCTTGTTAAAAAAAGGTGCTGCATGCAATTTTGGCCACAAGATGGTGTCATCAGTACAAAGACATGACCTGCACACATTCTTACACACACAGCTAATGGTAGCTCCTGCTGTGCCAGTGTTAGTTGACAGCCACTGGTTGAAActgaaagtaaataaaaaagtgtgcTTTTTGACAGAAATGTTGGATTTAACTCTCACAAGGCTCCCGTTGTCTTCATGTAGTGTTGATGGCGATGAGTTAAAGAACTCAGGGTGGTCCACCACACATGATCACATAAATGGCCAGGACACAAACTTGATGTAAAAAGGGCCTGAACTGGTGGAGCCTTGGCAAAAAGTGATTTAACTAACACATTCTTGGAGTTCTTGGAAGGTTTGGGTGTTTACATGATCTCATGTACATAGGCAGGCAAATATATCATAACTATTTACTCTAAATTCTGTATGGTACAGCTTGCTCAAGGTTCACCTAATGCTTGTTCTTGTTCCTCAAAATGAAGACAACTATTGAGTTAAATGCACCATGGTCTGAATGAAACGGTCCAAACAGGGAAGGTGTGAAAGCCAACCTAGTTTCCTTTCTATGATTGCATTGAAATTTTCCTTTCCCATGATGACTGAAACTGCAAAGTTCAGAgaatatgaaaattaaaaaataaataaataaaaaatcaaatgttcACTGTCAACCTAACCTGCTGGTACAGAGCAATAAACAACTTGGTGAAAAGATGAGACCTGTAACATCTTTGAAAAAATGTCTAGGAAAGCtgtacatttattatttttactcacTATTCTTTCACATCTCCAggacatgtgtgtatgtgcttggtGTGATCTCAAAGACCAAGCAAGGGTGTGAGGTGTTGAAGCAGTATGGCTGGGATGCAGTCAGACACAGTCGCAGGACGCTGTGGCCTGTCACTCCCGAAGAGGTTGACACCCAGTTGACCTCTGAGCTTTCCTCAGTACCGAGCACACTCAGTCTGAACTCCGAATCCACCAGTTCCCGCCACAACAGCGAGAGCGAGTCCCAACCAAGTAAGGACGTGTGATTAGTGATTATGATTAGAAAAACTCAGTCATaacagaattttaaaaagtatttatttttcttactttccACTCTAACAGGAGCATGgtatttttagttgttttttgtttgtttgtttgttttatgccAAGCCACTGTTGCATATGATATGTTGTTCTTCTTAACCCAGCAACtgaagaaaaatacacaacatgcaTTTTAATTAACAGCCTCATTGTCTTCTCTGTTTATCTGTAATGACTGATAAGAAATTTTGAGACTTTTCATCTATCCCCATAATGTTTAATCTATGATATGATAATTGTGGTGGGACATCAAGCAGTTCAAGTGTATCTTGTGCACACATTACTGATATATTCCTTGTGCTCTCAGACATGTACATCCTGGATGATGACAAGTGTGAGGTTCTGGACCAATCAGACGAGCCCTCCCTCTATCTACGCGCCAAACCTGTCAAGGACCGCAGCCCTTTCACCATCCTGGCCTCCTCACGTTTCGTACGCAACCGCTTCCTCaactccctgtctctccctagCAAGAAACTGCGCTCCACCAGCGACCCCAAGACACCATCGGGCTCCCGCACCCCTACTGAACTCAAGACGGGGGGTATGAGGCGAAACAGGACAGTGACAGAGCCGTCTGTTTACTGCACAAGCCAGGGGGACGTCTTCACCCCTGTGTTCAATGGCAGAGGAATGCCGAAGAGTCCCACTGTCAGCCTGGAGACTTCCTTTGTAGGGACCAGAGGGGGCTCCGAGGAGCACCTTGTGGATGGTAGGCTGGCCAGGGGAGGAGGCTCAGGTCTGGTGCTGGTGTCAGGAGGCTCCGGGGGTCTGGGTCTCGGGGGTCCAGGAGGACATGGGGCTGTGGAGCCCCCCAGccgagagagggagcagagcagCCGAGAACGTCTCGCGGGAGGGGACGGTGGCCCCTCCTCTGGTGGAGGTGGTGTGGGAGGGGGCGGCGGAGGTGGCGGAGGGACTCAGTTTAAAAGCCGCAGTCAGAGCTTTAACACGGACACCACAACCAGCGGCATCAGCTCCATGAGTTCCAGCCCCTCCAGGGAGACTGTGGGAAACCCTGACCATCCTGAACCCGAACCGGACTCCTCTGACTGTGTGAGCCTCAACACGGTGGTGTCAGCCAAGACTGTCAAAAcactctcctccctcactccacAGGCTCACACCAACCACATGTCTGCCTCCAAATccaactctgtctctctggtaCCACCCGGCTCCTCTCACACTCTCCCTCGTAGAGCTCAGTCTCTCAAATCCCCCTCAGTCACTACCATCAAGAGCTTAGCAGACTGTAGCTTCATGTACACCAGTCCACGAGATGCACTGGGCTATGCTACACTGAAGAGgctacagcagcagaggataCATCCGTCTTTGTCTCACAGCGAAGCATTGGCATCACCTGCTAAAGACGTGCTCTTCACTGACACCATCACTATGAAGACTGGCAGCTTGGACTCCAGGCTGACACCTCGCAGGTAAATCAGCCAGTGCTGCACAAACCATACAGAAGGAACCATACGTAGTTGCAACTGAGTTTACCATTTCTTGCATGGTGGTCATGCTTCCTCAATTTATTTGTCACCATCGCTGTCTGTTACTTCATAAATAAAACGACAGATGATCATTCGTCGTAGTGAGAGGTGGCCTGGATGTGGTGCTGCAGCTTCAGCAGATGTCTGCCAGGTTAAggttttgttgtttctctccctcagaAGTGAAAGGTCTGACAGTGTGTCTCCTGCACACTCTACCATGTCGATGAGGTTAACTGATAGGAGGGTTACCTGTACCGATCCAAGCAACATAAGTCCGTACCGCAGGCTGTCCAGAACTCTCCTCCCGCGGTGGGTGGACCAGCCAGTGTCCTCCTCATTAGAGATGTAGCTACTAGTGCTGGTGTTTGCCAGGCGCAGATGACCTCATACTTTAGTGGCAGCTCTATGCCTACattggtgttggtggtgttgcTTTCAGTCATGTAGATCCTTAGTGTGAGTGATCCATCCCCATCTAGAAAGACCAAATGCTGCTGGTTCCCTCCTCTGAAAGCTATGAATTTCTGTTAGATCCTTTGTATGAACCTCTCCTGCGTCCATTTGAATTTATACACAAGGTATGTATATTCTCTGTTTAGGGCTGTAGGCACAGAACCTTTGGTATGTTGGTGTTTTAAAGGTAGACTACATGAAATTGCATTTAAGTGAGAACCGTTTAGGCTCAACTGACGACTGGCGACGAAGTGGCGACTCTACATCATGGGGACTCACTGATAAGTGTTTAATCCAAGTCAGTTGAGTCTGAATGGTCCTCACCTCAATTTGCactgtgcacctttaaaaaaaatgcataatacaCCTTGCATTATACATTGCAGTTGTATAAAATTTTGGGTAGATGCAGTTCCTATGACTTTGTGACCTGTTAGCTGCTGCTTGCTCCGTATGGCTTTAGAGTCCTTTGTGTTAGTCTTTTTCTGTGTCTTCCCATCTTCCTTCTCACTCTCTGGTCAATAAGTCTTGTTCTGTATCCATTACCcaacattttctgctttgttcCCTGTGTTCCTTTTCACTCCCAGTCTCTCCCCCCGGATCCTCTCACACACCTCTCCTCTTGCCCTCCCTAGGTTTCTAAAGGCTTTGAGCTTTGCCTCACTGGATAAAGAGGAGCTTCTCAGTCCCATTAACCAGAGCACCCTGCATCGCTGCTCCTCAGTGCGCTCAATGGTCTCTAGTGCCACCTTTGGATGCAATGATGACTACATTGGCCTTGCGCTGCCCTTGGACATCAATGAGATGTTCCAC from Myripristis murdjan chromosome 9, fMyrMur1.1, whole genome shotgun sequence encodes:
- the LOC115365042 gene encoding rapamycin-insensitive companion of mTOR-like isoform X2, encoding MAASFRGRPIRSLRMRGRNDSGEENVPLDLTREPSDNFREILQNVAKPHGVSNMRKLGHLNNLIKLLCSIGHREEKFGFTYEEIIICLRLALLNEAKEVRAAGLRALRYLIRDTSVLQKVLRLQVDYLISRCIDIQQSNEGERTQALRLVRKIITVNAMLFPTSIANSLIAVGTDGLQERDRMVRAAIAIICELALKNPEVVAKRGGLSTILKSVIDCQLSRINEALITTILHLLNHPRTRQYVRTDVELEQILAPFTDFHYRHNADTAEGQLKEDREARFLSSRMAIVAAFRSWSGIINLCKAGNSGIQSLIGLLCIPNMEVRKGLLEVLYEIFRLPLPIATQDFTEALLSVDPSRFQDSWRLSDGFVAAEAKVILPHRARSRPDLMDNYLALVLSAFITSGLLEGLVEVVTSSDDQLAVRATILLGELLHMANTILPHSHSHHLHCLPTLINMAASFDIPQEKRLRASAAVNHLKRFHEKKKRGSKPYSLYLDHIIRKSVSSHNRRDSHSRAHRDIYVIKDTEDALMMNLRDSHILNHKQNLDWNWLLIATILKWPNVNLRNNKDEQMHKFVRRLLYFYKPSSKLYAALELDHPKARQLTVVGCQFVEFLMESDEDGQGYLEDLVRDMVSWLSSSSGLKPERCLQSNGLLTTLSQHYFLFLGTLSAHPHGVKLLEKCGLFQCLLNLCSVKNQDAVLKLAVSTLDYSRDGLARVILSKILTAATDTCRLYATKHLRVLLRAGVEFFSSWGMELLVTQLHDHSKAVSMEALDILDEACEDKANLHALIQLKPALSHLGDKGLLLLLRFLSIPKGFSYLNERGYVSKQLDKWQKEYNLKYVDLIEEQLNEALTTYRKPVDGDNYVRRSNQRLQRPNVYLPVHLYGQLVHDKTGCHLLEAQSVVPDLSYTVRSPMLDTWEGIKQLKAALWALGNIGSSNWGLNLLQEENVIPDILALAQHCEVLSVRGTCVYVLGVISKTKQGCEVLKQYGWDAVRHSRRTLWPVTPEEVDTQLTSELSSVPSTLSLNSESTSSRHNSESESQPNMYILDDDKCEVLDQSDEPSLYLRAKPVKDRSPFTILASSRFVRNRFLNSLSLPSKKLRSTSDPKTPSGSRTPTELKTGGMRRNRTVTEPSVYCTSQGDVFTPVFNGRGMPKSPTVSLETSFVGTRGGSEEHLVDGRLARGGGSGLVLVSGGSGGLGLGGPGGHGAVEPPSREREQSSRERLAGGDGGPSSGGGGVGGGGGGGGGTQFKSRSQSFNTDTTTSGISSMSSSPSRETVGNPDHPEPEPDSSDCVSLNTVVSAKTVKTLSSLTPQAHTNHMSASKSNSVSLVPPGSSHTLPRRAQSLKSPSVTTIKSLADCSFMYTSPRDALGYATLKRLQQQRIHPSLSHSEALASPAKDVLFTDTITMKTGSLDSRLTPRRSERSDSVSPAHSTMSMRLTDRRVTCTDPSNISPYRRLSRTLLPRFLKALSFASLDKEELLSPINQSTLHRCSSVRSMVSSATFGCNDDYIGLALPLDINEMFHIRDTPYFQQRISPPSDERKRFLFGDGDGDRPPVPVLKQQFSISELIASRGDSQNHALGSEETGLQDHTEDNCLYCVGAIVLGYPTQPQINSTHPRTDYVDFPSWGGQSGHRLEVMPQSKFSGVSGCSDAAVSQGSVCSTPTPSDIVIGGKAIPEDTPACRVLLRKEVLRLIINLSSSVGTKGHETGLLTIKEKFPYAFDDICLYSEVSHLLAHCMFRLASRRFIQELFQDVHFMPMYEEAEAILTKPPKPAEEDVDPPAES